One genomic window of Polyangium aurulentum includes the following:
- a CDS encoding Fur family transcriptional regulator, with amino-acid sequence MKQQVDDIALLEQRGVQPSAQRVAIARYVLHTEEHPSADQVFAKVKRSFPMVSRATVYNTLNLFVEKGLLKAHVLAEGKVVFDPNLAQHHHFIDEDTGAIHDVPWDAVKVSNIDSIDGYDVHAYQVVMRGKKKQQRRS; translated from the coding sequence GTGAAGCAGCAGGTCGACGACATCGCTCTGCTCGAGCAGCGGGGCGTGCAGCCCTCGGCGCAGCGCGTGGCGATTGCGCGGTACGTGCTGCACACCGAGGAGCATCCGTCGGCGGATCAGGTGTTCGCGAAGGTGAAGCGCAGCTTCCCGATGGTGTCGCGGGCGACGGTGTACAACACGCTGAACCTGTTCGTGGAGAAGGGCCTTTTGAAGGCGCACGTTCTCGCGGAGGGCAAGGTGGTGTTCGACCCGAACCTCGCGCAGCACCATCACTTCATCGACGAGGACACCGGGGCCATCCACGACGTCCCCTGGGACGCGGTGAAGGTCTCGAACATCGATTCGATCGACGGCTACGACGTGCACGCCTACCAGGTGGTGATGCGCGGCAAGAAGAAGCAGCAGCGGCGGAGCTAG
- a CDS encoding carboxymuconolactone decarboxylase family protein: protein MSAVETIRAQFPDAARDIKLNLQSVLEGDSTLSPAQRWGVAIASAIAARNPRLRDALLEDARALLPNAEAVIEDASACAAVMAMNNVYYRFRHMIGKDSYSRKSPRLRMNRLAQPKTTKVDFELMSLAVSAINACEACVRAHEKAVLDAGLGEDHVHDAVRVAATIEAAAIALEIPTAPPQS from the coding sequence ATGAGCGCGGTGGAGACGATCCGGGCACAGTTTCCCGACGCAGCGCGGGACATCAAGCTGAACCTGCAGAGCGTGCTCGAGGGCGATAGCACGCTGTCGCCCGCGCAGCGCTGGGGGGTGGCGATCGCCTCGGCCATCGCCGCCCGCAATCCCCGCCTGCGCGACGCGCTCCTCGAGGACGCCCGGGCGCTCCTGCCGAACGCGGAGGCGGTCATCGAAGACGCCTCCGCGTGCGCGGCGGTCATGGCCATGAACAACGTGTATTACCGATTCCGGCACATGATCGGCAAGGATTCGTATTCGCGCAAATCGCCGCGACTGCGCATGAACCGCCTCGCCCAGCCGAAGACGACCAAGGTCGACTTCGAGCTGATGAGCCTCGCCGTCTCGGCCATCAACGCCTGCGAAGCGTGCGTGCGTGCCCATGAGAAGGCCGTGCTCGACGCGGGCCTCGGCGAGGACCACGTGCACGACGCGGTGCGCGTCGCGGCCACCATCGAGGCCGCGGCGATCGCGCTGGAGATCCCGACAGCGCCGCCGCAAAGCTGA
- a CDS encoding peroxiredoxin — protein MLTVGDKLPRFTLKAVVGSEQGKEFSDITQESFAGKWLVLFFWPMDFTFVCPTEIAGFGKRNQDFADRDAQVLGASTDTHYVHLAWRQQHPDLKNLPYPMLADTKRELSQALGVLHREEGVALRATFIVDPEGTIRWVNVNDLSVGRNVDEVLRVLDALQTDELCPCNWQKGQPTLETK, from the coding sequence ATGTTGACCGTTGGAGACAAGCTTCCCCGTTTCACCCTGAAGGCGGTCGTCGGCTCCGAGCAGGGCAAGGAGTTCAGCGACATCACCCAGGAGAGCTTTGCGGGCAAGTGGCTGGTGCTTTTCTTCTGGCCGATGGACTTCACGTTCGTCTGCCCGACGGAGATCGCCGGGTTCGGCAAGCGAAACCAGGATTTCGCGGACCGTGACGCGCAGGTCCTCGGGGCGAGCACCGACACGCATTACGTGCACCTCGCGTGGCGCCAGCAGCACCCCGACCTGAAGAACCTGCCCTATCCGATGCTGGCAGACACCAAGCGCGAGCTGTCGCAGGCGCTCGGCGTGCTGCACCGCGAGGAGGGCGTGGCGCTGCGGGCGACCTTCATCGTCGACCCCGAGGGCACGATCCGCTGGGTGAACGTGAACGACCTGTCCGTCGGCAGGAACGTGGACGAGGTCCTGCGCGTGCTCGACGCGCTGCAGACCGACGAGCTATGCCCCTGCAACTGGCAAAAGGGACAGCCGACCCTGGAGACGAAGTGA